In Centropristis striata isolate RG_2023a ecotype Rhode Island chromosome 5, C.striata_1.0, whole genome shotgun sequence, a single genomic region encodes these proteins:
- the smim1 gene encoding small integral membrane protein 1 produces MTSQMDSNNAGSVQYDRWNEDNINMDVQASQSTVRRIYSSVCHGNSGKAVKAAGALAALVALYILGYVTGYYVHKCPNVLPPT; encoded by the exons ATGACTTCCCAAATGGACTCCAACAATGCCGGCAGCGTGCAATATGATCGCTGGAACGAGGACAACATCAACATGGACGTACAGGCGTCACAGTCGACTGTGAGGAG GATCTACAGCAGTGTGTGTCATGGAAACTCTGGAAAAGCAGTGAAGGCAGCAGGAGCTCTGGCTGCACTGGTGGCTCTTTACATCTTAGGATACGTGACAGGATATTATGTCCACAAGTGCCCAAATGTCCTCCCTCCGACCTAG